The following nucleotide sequence is from Pirellulales bacterium.
GGCATCGGGGCGGCGCGAAATAATCGGATTCGGCTGGCCCGACCACAAGCGGCACAAGCCGGTGGCTCCGGTGAAGCCGTGCTCCTCGTTGACGGTGCAGGCCATGACGACGGTGGGGCGCGGCGTGGGAAGTTCTTCCGCCAGACGCACCAGGCAGGCCAGCATGCTGGCCATACCGCCTTTAATGTCGCAAGCACCGCGGCCGTACAAACGCCCCTCGCGCTGTTGCGGATCGAACGGCGCAATCGACATGCCATCGGTGGGCACCGTATCTTGGTGCGCTTCCAGCAGCAGGAGGGCCCCGCCTTCCTGAACCGGCGGATCGCCATCGACGCGGGCCAGCAGGTTGTCGCGCTTTTCGGCGATGGGTTGCCGCCAGGTGGGAATTTTGAATCGGGCGAAAAGCTGCTCCAGGTACGCGGTGAGTTGATGCTCGAAAAACTCGGGGCCGGAAACCGCTCGGCCCATCGGATTCACGCTGGGCGTCGCCACCAGGTCGGAAAGCGTTTGGAGCAGATCAAGGGGCATCGGGCGGAATGACGAAGGTCTAATGACGAATGACTGACGGAATGACTAATGTCGAAACCGTGGCCACTATAGCATGTGCCGGGAATCAGGGACTCATAAAGACCCCCAATAAAGAGTATTGTGGAGTCGGTGTAAGTAAAACATAGTGGTAGGCGAGCGGGGGGCAACCTCCAGCTCGCGCCCTTCGTAGGTACCTGCCCCACCTGCGAAGGGTTCTTTTTTGCGCCCACGTCGGCGGACAGGCCACCCTACGCTACCCCTGACCCAAAACCGGGTAGTGGGTCAGTTTGAAATGTAGAGGCGGCTGTCCTCAGCCGCTAACGCACCATTCGCTGAAAAACGGCTGGGGACAGCCGTCGCTACATCCGTAATCGATCAAACTGACCCACTACCAAAGCTTACTTTTATTGCTTTTTTTAGCGGCTCCCAATATATTGTGGGGTACGGACGCAGCAGCGGGGAATGTGGGTCTAAGTCTGTAAATCGGCGCGATTCAGCGCCGGGGATTGCGCGAATTTGAAGCGAGAGGGGATCTATGCGCACTCAATTACCGGGGTCGGGGGTCAGGAGTCAGGGGTTTTTCGTCGGTTGCCGACCACGGACCACGGACCAGGGGCCACGGACAAATGGTTTCACGCTGGTCGAGTTGCTGGTGGTGATTGCCATCATCGGGATTTTGATTGCGCTGTTGTTGCCGGCGGTTCAGGCGGCGCGCGAAGCGGCGCGCCGCAGCGAGTGCAAAAATAATCTCAAGCAAATCGGCCTGGCATGGCAAACGCATCACGACGCGCAGAAATATTTTCCCAGCGGCGGCTGGAGCTGGAATTGGACGGGCGACCCGGATGGAGGCTTTGGTCCTAGCCAGCCCGGCGGTTGGGCCTTCAGTTGCTTGCCTTACATGGAGCAACGGCAACTGTGGGAAATGGGCAAAGGCGCTGCGCTTGGCAGTGCCGCAAAAAATGCAGCCCTGGCCCAGCAAATGCAAACTTTCATTCCCACGTTTTTGTGCCCGTCGCGGCGAACGGAATTCAGCACGTATCCGTTCTTTCCGGCTCAGTTTCAAGAGGTAGTCCTCAATGTAGGCACAACGCTTCCCGCGCAAGTCGCCCGTTCCGATTATAGCGCTAACTGCGGCGACAGGGGAGCTAGCCAAGACAATGTCACAGGCGCCGGCGCAGTCATCACATATGACATTAACGGGGGAACGGCAAATGGTGGTTCGACGGTCGCCAATTCAAAGTACGGCAATGAATTGAATAATCCAATTGCACCCACGATGTCAATCAATCAAGTAGCCAGTTGGAAATGGCCGACCAATCTTTCGTCTCAGCTAACCGGCGTGACGTTTGCGAGGAGTAAAATCCGGATCAGGGATATTACTGACGGCACAAGTCATACTTACATGGTGGGTGAAAAATTCCTGTACTCAGACCAATACGACAGTGGAATGGACCTTTCCGACAATGAGTGGGCGTGGGTGGGTATGGACAACGACATGTACGTCTCTGCTTGGCAACCAGCCGCGCACGATCATCCCCGGCCTCTGGTAAACGGCGTTCCAACTGCTGACGTGCTGGATTACAACCGCTGGGGCGGCGCCCATCCTTCGACGTTCAACATGGTGTTTTGCGATGGGTCTGTGCATAGCATCCCATACACGATTGATTCCGCAGACCCTAAGGGGCCGTCTGCCCGAACAAAAAAAGGCATTCACCAATGGCTTGCTAACCGTGCCGATGGGATCTCGTTTCAAATTGATTTCTAAATCGGGCATTCGGATGGCGGCGGACGGTTGGCGGGGGCTGCGAGTTCGTATTTTCTGGCCCAAGCCGACCGCTTGTGGTCGGTCGCCGACGACAAGTCGTCGGCTTGGGGGCTCGCCGGCTCGACTCGAATTCCAGCGTCCTTGACGGCCTAAGCGGGCAGCACTAGGATGGCCGCAGTGAAGGTGGCGTAACCCCGCCATTTTTTATTTGGACGGGCTTGTGACAAGATTCACAAAGTGGGTTACTGTCTCAGGCCACGTGCCGAAAGTGCTTTCCCAGAGGTTGCTTGCGGAACCCCTCACCCCGGCCCTCTCCCGAAGAGAGAGGGAGCTAACCGTGGCGGATTTTCTGCCGATTTTGTTGTTCGTTTTGGTGGCGGCGCTGGTGTCGTGTGCGATGCTCGCCGCGCCGCGGTTGATTGCCCCGCGCAAACGGACCGCTGTCAAGGAAATGCCGTACGAAAGCGGCATGGACCCCATTCACGACACGCGGCGGCGGTTTGCCGTGCGGTTTCATTTGGTGGCGATTGCATTTTTGGTGTTCGACGTGGAGCTGCTGTTTTTGTATCCCTGGGCGGTGGCGGTGCGGCAGGGCGCAGCGAGCAGGGCGCAGGGGGCGGAGGTTTCGGCGGTCGGTGGTCAGTGGTCAGACTTCGGCGAGCTCAGTCGAGCCGTGGTCAGTGGCCAGGAGCAGGGACCGGCACTTCGCGCTCCGAGAGGCATAGATTTGGCGGTGAGCGACGGTTGGATTGCGTCGCGCAACCTGGTGTTCGCCGGGGCGATGGTGTTTATTCTGCTGGTGGTGCTGGGCTTTGTGTACGACTGGCGGAAAGGGGTGTTCAAGTGGCGGTAGAACTGCCGGAAAACGTGGTGGTCAGCAAGCTGGATGCGCTGGCCAGTTGGTGCCGCAAAAACAGCTTGTGGCCTATGCCCTTTGCCACGGCCTGCTGCGGCATCGAACTGATGGCCACGGGCGCCAGCAAGCACGATATTGCCCGCTTCGGCGCCGAGGTGTTTCGCTTTAGCCCGCGACAGTGCGATTTAATGATTGTGGCCGGCCGCGTCGTGATGAAAATGCTCCCCGTGCTGCAACGCATTTGGCAGCAGATGAACGAGCCCAAGTGGTGCATTTCGATGGGGGCCTGCGCCAGCACGGGCGGCGTGTTCGACACGTACAGCGTGGTGCAAGGGATCGATCGGTTCATTCCGGTGGATTTGTATTTGCCCGGTTGCCCGCCGCGGCCGGAGCAACTGATTCAAGGCGTGATCGACTTGCAGGACAAAATTCAGCGCGAAGGAACGCTGGGCGGAGCGGAGTTTCGCTTGAAAGCCCAACAACAACCGAAGCGGGCGTTGATTGAATTGCCCGGGCTCGTGCAGATCGACAGCGCCCGCAACCCGGTGGTGTGGAGTAGCGAAATCAAGTGAACGCGGATGAACGCAGATGAAGAGGATGATTACGGATCGGAAATTGGATTGCGAAAATCGAATTGATCGATCTGTGTTTATCAGATTCATCCGAGTTGATCTGCGTTCTCCTAGTTAGGAATGGATCATTGACGCTTGAAACTGCCACCATTGACGCTTTGAAGAGCCGCATTGCCGGGGCGACGGAGAGCGAGTTTCGCGGGCAAGCGCGAGTCGTGGTTTCGGCGGAGCAAATTTACGCGGCGCTGGAGTTTTTGCACGGCGAGCGCGGGTTCGATTTTCTGGCCGATATTAGCTGTGTTGATTATCTGCATTATCGCGGAGCGAGCGACCGCTTCGGGCTGGTTTATAACCTGGTGAACACGGTGACCAACGAGCGGCTGATTGTGCGCACATTTTTGAACGAGCCGGATTTGGCCGTGCCCAGCGTCACGCCGCTGTGGGAAGGGGCCAACTGGATGGAGCGCGAAGTGTGGGACATGTTTGGCATTACGTTCGCGGGGCATCCCGATCATCGCCGCATTTTGCTGCCGGAAGAATTCGCCGCGTTTCCCCTGCGGAAAGATTACCCGCTGCAAGGCCGCGGCGAACGGCATAATTTTCCGGTCATCACCAGGGACAGCGCCTGATTCACGGCAACGAATTTCACATGCCTTTAGCTCCTGTCGAAACTCGCGACCTGGCCCACGACGAACCGCAGGACTACCTGTGGACGCTGAATTTTGGTCCGCAGCATCCGGCCACGCACACCACGCTGCGGCTGGTGCTGAAGCTGGACGGGGAGCGCGTGATCGACGCCATGCCCGACATCGGCTACTTGCACTCGGGCTTTGAAAAAATCGGCGAGCATTTGAACTACAACCAGTACGTCACGGTGACCGATCGGATGAATTACATTTCGCCGATGACCAACAACGTGGCCTGGCATGGCGCGGTGGAAAAGCTGTTGGGCTTGGAGTTGACGCCGCGGTGCCAGTACATCCGCATTATTATCGCCGAGCTGTCGCGGATCAGCGATCATTTGCTGTGCAATGGCGCCGCCGGGCTCGATACCGGCGCGTTCACGTATTTTTTGTACGCCTTTTATCAGCGGGAAGTGATTTACGACATTTTTGAAACGCTGTGCGGGGCGCGGTTCACCAACAGTTACACGCGCGTCGGCGGGTTGATGTACGACATGACGCCGCTGGTGGTGGAAAAAATCCGCACATTTTGCAAAAACTTTCCGAAAACACTGCACGACATGGAGCGGCTGCTGGACCGGAACAAAATTTTTGTCGACCGCACCAAAGGCGTGGGCGTGCTGACGAAAGCGGAAGCGATTAACCGCAGTTGCAGCGGGCCTGTGGCTCGGGCCAGCGGCGTGACACGCGATTTACGCAAGGACGATCCGCATTTGCTGTACGGCGATTTTGCGTTTCAAGTGTGCTGTGCCACGGCGGGCGATTGCTACGCCCGGTATTTGGTGCGGATGCAGGAAATGTGGGAAAGCCTGCGGATTGTGGAGCAGGCCATCGAGAAGTTGCCGGGCGGGCCAGTGAACGTGGGGATCGACCAGCGGACGGCGTTTCCGGACAAAAAGATGGTGTATTCGACGATCGAAGGAACCATTTCGCACTTCGAACTGCAAATGAGCAACCGCGGGTTTGAAGTGCCGCACGAGGAAGTTTACTCGGCCATCGAAGCGCCCAACGGCGAGCTGGGATTTTACATCGTCGGCGACGGCACGGAAACGGCGTATCGGGCCCGATGCCGGCCCCCTTCGTACATTCATTTTGCGGTGTTCCCGCATTTGATTCGCGGCCACACGCTGAGCGACATTGTGGCGGTGCTGGGCAGTTTGAACATTATTGCGGCCGAACTTGATCGATAGCACATTGATGAAAATATGATTGCAAAAGAGCGCGTACTTAC
It contains:
- a CDS encoding DUF1559 domain-containing protein yields the protein MRTQLPGSGVRSQGFFVGCRPRTTDQGPRTNGFTLVELLVVIAIIGILIALLLPAVQAAREAARRSECKNNLKQIGLAWQTHHDAQKYFPSGGWSWNWTGDPDGGFGPSQPGGWAFSCLPYMEQRQLWEMGKGAALGSAAKNAALAQQMQTFIPTFLCPSRRTEFSTYPFFPAQFQEVVLNVGTTLPAQVARSDYSANCGDRGASQDNVTGAGAVITYDINGGTANGGSTVANSKYGNELNNPIAPTMSINQVASWKWPTNLSSQLTGVTFARSKIRIRDITDGTSHTYMVGEKFLYSDQYDSGMDLSDNEWAWVGMDNDMYVSAWQPAAHDHPRPLVNGVPTADVLDYNRWGGAHPSTFNMVFCDGSVHSIPYTIDSADPKGPSARTKKGIHQWLANRADGISFQIDF
- the ndhC gene encoding NADH-quinone oxidoreductase subunit A, whose amino-acid sequence is MADFLPILLFVLVAALVSCAMLAAPRLIAPRKRTAVKEMPYESGMDPIHDTRRRFAVRFHLVAIAFLVFDVELLFLYPWAVAVRQGAASRAQGAEVSAVGGQWSDFGELSRAVVSGQEQGPALRAPRGIDLAVSDGWIASRNLVFAGAMVFILLVVLGFVYDWRKGVFKWR
- a CDS encoding NADH-quinone oxidoreductase subunit B family protein, producing the protein MAVELPENVVVSKLDALASWCRKNSLWPMPFATACCGIELMATGASKHDIARFGAEVFRFSPRQCDLMIVAGRVVMKMLPVLQRIWQQMNEPKWCISMGACASTGGVFDTYSVVQGIDRFIPVDLYLPGCPPRPEQLIQGVIDLQDKIQREGTLGGAEFRLKAQQQPKRALIELPGLVQIDSARNPVVWSSEIK
- a CDS encoding NADH-quinone oxidoreductase subunit C, giving the protein MTLETATIDALKSRIAGATESEFRGQARVVVSAEQIYAALEFLHGERGFDFLADISCVDYLHYRGASDRFGLVYNLVNTVTNERLIVRTFLNEPDLAVPSVTPLWEGANWMEREVWDMFGITFAGHPDHRRILLPEEFAAFPLRKDYPLQGRGERHNFPVITRDSA
- the nuoD gene encoding NADH dehydrogenase (quinone) subunit D, yielding MPLAPVETRDLAHDEPQDYLWTLNFGPQHPATHTTLRLVLKLDGERVIDAMPDIGYLHSGFEKIGEHLNYNQYVTVTDRMNYISPMTNNVAWHGAVEKLLGLELTPRCQYIRIIIAELSRISDHLLCNGAAGLDTGAFTYFLYAFYQREVIYDIFETLCGARFTNSYTRVGGLMYDMTPLVVEKIRTFCKNFPKTLHDMERLLDRNKIFVDRTKGVGVLTKAEAINRSCSGPVARASGVTRDLRKDDPHLLYGDFAFQVCCATAGDCYARYLVRMQEMWESLRIVEQAIEKLPGGPVNVGIDQRTAFPDKKMVYSTIEGTISHFELQMSNRGFEVPHEEVYSAIEAPNGELGFYIVGDGTETAYRARCRPPSYIHFAVFPHLIRGHTLSDIVAVLGSLNIIAAELDR